The DNA sequence AACTCCACAGAAAATAAGCAGCTGATCGGGATTGGTTCAGCTACGGCGGAGCGCGCTTTCGTATTAACCGCGTTATGGTGTGATACACACGCGCTAAAAGTACGTTTGATAACGTATATACCGGTACGTCTTGTTAGTGCCCGTGACTGACCGGTTGTGTTCAACTGGGTTAAACCACCAGTAAACTTACATTGACGGGTTGGTACGCAGTTTTTTCGAATCTGATCAGGCCGACTGCCTTTGCGTCGGGAGATAGCGGTTTAGCAATAGCCGTCGGACATTAAGCAGGTACCGCTCGTTTTGACCTTCCCCATTTCATGAAGAATTTTTCGAAGTGCTGGTAAACGAAATAACTTAGTAGGAGCGTCGATATGATGGCAATGGCCAGTCTGATGACGTCTGGCATAGGAATTAAATTTTTCGAAATAAATCGTACCAGATTGTAAACGATCGGGTGAAGCAGGTAAATGGAGTAACTCGCTTCGCCCAGCAACGATAGGGGCGTATGAATACCGGCCGGAACGTGGATGGTGGCCTTATAGAAGCCGATACAGATGAGGAAGCAGCACGTGGTAAAAAGTAGCCGGTTCATACCGGTTACGATCCTGATAACGTCGCCCGTTGCCGGATAAAAAACGAATAGAGTCAGGGACGCCAGTAATAGCGTAACAGCAAGTGCGTTTGTCAGCTTTACCTTTTGCAGAAAGAAACCAATCAAAAAACCGCCCAGGAACAGGAAGACTTGGTTGAGTGGATTAATATAGTTGCTCCATTGATCGCTTAAGGGCGACGTTGTAGTGAAGACAAAAAAGGTGAAATAGAGAAAAATACCAAAAAGTATCAGGGAGAGCAGCAACATCAACGGCCTGATTCTTTTGGTGAAGAAAACGAAAAAGGGGAAGAAGACGTAGAATACCAGTTCGTTACCTATCGACCACACACCTGTTGAAAAGTAGGTATCCCACTTGACGAAGCCAAACAGGCCGGAAAGATTAAGGAAAAGATCGGTGAAGTCAGGGGTCTTTTTCGACAATACGATGGCAACGATCGTTGTGAGCCATAATAAGGGAAATATCCTGAAGATTCGTTTTCTGAAAAAAGACATGAGCTCCCCGATCGAGAAGGTCATTTTATCAAAATAGACGTGGTAAAGTGTCAGGCCGCTCAGGATGTAGAAAATGGATACGCCGTAAATACCCAGTCGTCCCATGAACGTATCGGCCGAAAATACGCCAAGTGTCCAGAGCAGATAATGGTAGATCATTATGCCAAAGGCGGCTAGCCCTCGTAAGTAATCCAGATTGTGTAACCTGCTCATGGGAGTTTTGAGTGCTGTTAAGACGGCATACCGGATATTGGTAGCCCATTCCGGTTTCAAACGGCCGTTTTTGCGGTAAAGCTACGGTCTTTGCTCGCTTTGCCGAACCACCTAATCAGTCAACCCTTTCCCGATCAGGATCTGCGGAACACATTTCTCGACCCTTGACGTCCGGGTGGCAGCCTGTTTGGGCTTGTTGATGTACAGAATATAAGCGCGCTGCCGGCCTGGTGTCAAGGCTCCAAACGCCGTTTTTAAAGCAGGGTCCTCATCGAGTCTGCGTTGAAGCTCTTCGGGGATGGGGAAATCGATGGCTTTCTTTAATTCAACTTTCAGTCCGGCCTTCTCCACCTCTATTGCTTCAAAAATATAGGCTTTCACGGTAGACTTCCGGTCAAGTAGTTGCTCTGCGCTGGTAAAGCGAATCTGACGCCCCGCCTGTACGTTTTCCGTTTGCTGAACGAGCATCCTATCGGTATCCTGTAGCAGCGCACCTTTAATGAACAGAATGGCGCAGTATTCCTTAAACGTGTGGATCAGCAGTACGTTGCCATGCTGGTACGTGTAGCAGGGAACGCCCCACTTCAATTCTTCAGCCAGGCCGCAGTCCAAAACGAGCGTTCTCAATAAGGCCAGCTCGTTTTGCCACTTCTCGGCCTTATTAAAATAAAAATCAACGACAGGGTTCGTGGCATTCATGGTAGGGAAGGAGAGGAACGTTATCTCTGATTGGTAATCAGGTGGCTGATCTGCCTACGGTTACATCATTCGTTTCGGCGTCGCGCCATACTGACTTTTGTATGCCTTGATAAAGTGAGATACGCTTTCGTAGCCGATTTCCATGCTGACTTCCGATACGTTCTTGTCGGTGTTGCGCAGGAGGAAATGCGCATGTTCGAGCCGTTTCCGGCGTATCCAGTGGCCGGGCGAGGTGTGAAAGTGTTCCTCAAAATCACGCTTGAACGCCGACAGACTTCGGCCCGACAGCCTCGAAAGCTCGTTCATGGATAACGGCTTGAGAAGGTAGGTATTCATCAGGTAGTCGAGATCAGTTTTCTGACCCTGGTAAATGTGCCAGAGAATGGCCCGCAGGTGCTCGGTGGTGTCGAGCTCGAGCAGGTGCAGCAGGAGTTCCTGGGATTTGAGCCGTAGCAACTCGTTCAAAAACGGGGTTCTGGCGCTGAAATAAGGTAACAGTGAGTTGATAAACGTGGCAAACGTAGCCGATGAGGTCATCGACTGGATCGGGTCGGCGGGGAGGGCCGTTTGAATGCTCTCGAACAGGTTCAGGTGCTGGCTAACAAACTCCTTCAACGATTTCTCGTTCACGAAAAAAACCAGACTCTTGTAGTTGGCGTCGATGGATTCGTTCATCGAATAACAGCCCCGCTGAAAAAAAAGAATTTGTCCCTTGTGCACGTGTAACTCCTGGGTGGGCGAACTGAATTTCTTTTCGCCTTCCAGCACGACAATTACGGCGTGTTCTTCAAAAAAGACCTCGTTCCGTTCCGGATATACGTCGCTCCGGTACGCCACAAACGTCATCTCGGAGCCATCGGCCCGCTGAATGTTCAGGGACTGAAATTGATCGGCCTGGATAGAAGAGGGGACGCGGAGCATGAAAGTATAACGCTACGTAAAACGCTGGTACTTGTAGCGGTTAACGAATTTACACCAAAATAGAAACAAGTCGGGCTAGTCGTTCACTGTCCGGATAAGACACCGACAAGCTTCCCGAACGGCACCAATTGAAAGCAGAAAAAACGCGCGTATACTATGCGCAACGGATGCTTCATTCGCGCCAGAATCCGCTCTGCACGGTTTCATACAGAGCTTGCCGCCCGATAGGTTATACCAGAAACTGAAACACGTTAGGCTGGTCGTTGAGGTACTCGAAGACGATGTTTTGCTCCTTCATGCGCTGAAGGAGCGGGGCGAAATCATCCCGGTTTTTCAGTTCAATACCAACAACCGCTGGTCCCGTTTCGCGATTTGTTTTCTTGGCATACTCAAAGCGACTGATATCATCGTTGGGTCCCAGTACGTTCAGGAAGTCGCGGAAAGCACCGGCCCGCTGCGGAAACCGGATAATGAAGTAGTGCTTCAGCCCTTCGTAGAGTAATGACCGCTCCTTTATTTCTTCGGTACGGGTGATGTCGTTATTGCCACCACCCACCAGGCAAACAACGTTTTTGCCCTTTATCTCGTCTTTCAGGAAGTCCAGCGCGGCAATCGTCAGCGCACCAGCGGGTTCGGCTACGATCGCTTCCTCATTGTAGAGTTGCAGTATCGTAGTACACACTTTGCCTTCCGGAATGAGCACCACCCGGTCGAGGTTCTTGCGGCATATCTCGAATGTCGTATCGCCCACGCGTTTGACGGCAGCTCCATCGACGAACTTATCGATCTGGTCGAGGGTAACGACGTGGCCTTCGTCAATGGCTACTTTCATAGACGGCGAACCAAGAGGTTCTACGCCGATAAGCTTGGTCTTGGGGCTAAGCTGTTTAAACACGGTCGACACGCCCGAGGCCAGTCCGCCCCCGCCAATGGCCATGAGTAAATAGTCGATCTTGAAATTAGAGTCCTTAAAAATCTCCAGACCCACAGTACCCTGTCCTTCCATGACTTGTAAATCATCGAAGGGGTGGACAAACGTACTGTCGTGGGTATCGACAAACTGCCGGGCAGCGTAGTAGGCATCGTCGTAGGTATCGCCCACGAGTACGACCTCCACGAACTCTTCGCCAAAGAGTTTTACCTGCTTCACCTTCTGATTCGGCGTGGTGGTGGGCATGAAGATGGTACCGTGCACGGCCATTTTTCTGCAGGCATACGCCAGCCCCTGCGCGTGATTCCCGGCGCTGGCACAAACGACTCCCTTCGCCAGAGACTCCCGGGGCAGACTCGCCATCTTGTTGTAGGCTCCCCTGATCTTGTAAGACCGGACAACCTGCAGGTCCTCGCGCTTAAGAAAAATGTTAGCCCCGTACCGGTCGGACAGGTTGATATTTTCCTGAAGGGGCGTATGTGCCGCCACGCCCCGAAGCCGCTCGGCGGCCAGATAGATATTGTCGAGGTCTGGAAACGTAATCGTTTTATCGCTTTCTACTACCGTGCTCATAACGTAAAGTTAAGTAAACTAACGAATAGGAACGCTGCCGGACTTATGAACAACCAAGCTTATGAACAGCCGGGCTTGTGAACAGGGTAAACAGAGTGAGCGGAACAAGACGGATCGTGGTAGCTGATACCCATCCGTTTTGTTCCGCTCACTCTGTTTACCCTGTATGTCTGGAAAACTAGCTGCGTTCCGGGCGCAGGCTGCGAACGGCCGTACCGGCCTGCCACATTTCCGAATCGCGCAGCTCAGCCAGTTCAACTTCCAGTTTCTCGCGGTAGTCGGGCTGCGAGTTACGTGTGATGCTGATTTCGGCTTGCTCCTGCGACTTCACCGAGTTGTACAGCTGCTCGAAAACAGGCTTGGTTGCATCCCGGAACGGCTTCCACCAGTCGAGGGCACCGCGCTGAGCGGTTGTCGAGCAGTTGGCATACATCCAGTCCATGCCGTTCTCGGCAACGAGTGGCATCAGCGACTGGGTCAGCTCTTCGACGGTTTCATTGAACGCTTCCGATGGGCTGTGGCCGTTGGCGCGCAACACCTCGTACTGAGCAGCAAAGATGCCCTGGATAGCGCCCATCAGCGTACCACGCTCACCGGTCAGGTCAGACGTTACTTCTTTGTAGAAATCGGTTTCGAACAGATAGCCCGAGCCAACACCGATACCCATGGCAATCGCTTTGTTGCGGGCATTGCCGCTGGCATCCTGGTAAATGGCGAACGACGAGTTCAGCCCTTTGCCTTCCACAAACAACCGGCGGAGCGACGTGCCCGACCCTTTGGGAGCGACGAGGAATACGTCGACATCGGCGGGCGGAACAATACCGGTTTTCTCTTTATATGTAACACCAAAACCGTGAGAGAAGTACAGCGACTTGCCTGGTACCAGTGCGGCTTTTACCGTTGGCCACAGTTCAATTTGGGCAGCATCGGAGAGCAGGAAGCAGATGATCGTGCCTTTTTCCAGGGCCTCTTCGATTTCAAACAGTGTTTCGCCCGGTACCCAGCCGTCGGCAACGGCTTTGTCGTAGGTTTTGCCTTTACGCTGACCAACAATGACGTTAAAGCCGTTGTCGCGCATATTGAGCGACTGGCCGGGGCCCTGCACGCCATAGCCAATAACGGCGATGGTTTCATTGGCCAGCACGTCGCGGGCTTGCTCTAATGGGAATTCTTCGCGGGTTACTACGTTTTCGACGACACCGCCGAAGTTAATTTGTGCCATGTTTGCTTGGTTTTTGGTATTCGTATTTCAGGTTAATGTGCTACAGGTAATACGCCCATTCAGCGTCGGGTAGGTATTCGACAAGCCCCTTCTCGGTCTTGCCGACGGCTACCCGGCCAGAGCGGACAAACTCGAGGATCTCGTATTGCTTGAGGTACTCGAAAAAAGCGAAGATCTCATCGTTGTTACCGGTTTTCTCGATCACTACGTAGTCGAGGCCCCAGTAAACGACCCAGGCTTTGTACTGTTTGTTGATGGTTTCAACATCCAGCGACTTAGCACCCAACGGCGTTGCGATCTTGTAAAGGGCAATTTCGTTGAATACTATCTCGTCGTTGAGGTAGCCGAAAACGGCCATGACCTCAACAATTTTGCGAATCTGACGAACCAGCTTTTCGACCTCCTCCCGCGATTCATGCCGGATAACGATCGTAAAACGCGATACGCCTTTGCGCTCCGTTTCCGACACCGTTAGGCTTTCGATGTTGATACGTCGACGGGTGAAAATGATCGTGATGCGGTTGAGCAGTCCGATGGTATTCTCCGTGAATATGCAGATCGTGTAGGTAGTCATCTTATTTCAGTCTAATCTGCGAAACACTCGCGCCGGCGGGTACCATTGGGAATACGTTCTCTTCTTTCTCGACAATTACTTCGAGCAGGAACGGACCGTCGTGGGCCAGCATGGTATCGAGGGCGTCGGACAGGTTTTCGCGCTCCGAGCAGGTTTGACCATCCATGCCAAAGCCGCGGGCAATGGTAATGAAGTCGGGATTCTGCAATTCCACGAAGGAGTAGCGCCGTTCATGGAAGAGCTGCTGCCACTGGCGGACCATGCCCAGAAAGTTGTTGTTCAGGATGATGGCCTTTACCGGCTGCTTATTCTGCACAATAGTGCCTAGTTCCTGCAGGGTCATCTGGAAGCAGCCATCGCCGATGATAGCGACCACCTGCCGGTCGGGAGCGCCAACCTGCGCACCGAAAGCGGCTGGCAGAGCGAAGCCCATCGTGCCCATACCACCCGAGGTAACGAGGCTGTTGGGTCGGCGGAACTGGTAATAGCGTGAGGCCATCATCTGGTGCTGGCCAACATCGGTTACCAGGATGGCTTCGCCTTTGGTTTTGGTGGAGAGCATATCGATGACTTCCGCCATTTTGATCTTCTCGCCATTATTGGTCAGCTCGGGAACCGTAATCTGTTCGTTCTCGATGGTCTCGTACTTTCGAAACTCGTTGCGCCAGATGGTATGATCGTTCGGGTTAACGAGCGGCAGCAGTGCTTTCAGGGCTTCTTTGGCATCGCCAACGACCGGCGCATCGGCATGAATGATCTTATCGATCTCCGATGGATCAATCTCGATGTGGACAACTTTGGCCTGCTTGATATACTTGCTGGCGTCGCCCGTAACGCGGTCGTCGAAACGCATGCCAATAGCGATGATGACGTCGGCTTCGTCGGTCAGGACGTTGGTGCCGTA is a window from the Spirosoma rigui genome containing:
- a CDS encoding acyltransferase family protein; this encodes MIYHYLLWTLGVFSADTFMGRLGIYGVSIFYILSGLTLYHVYFDKMTFSIGELMSFFRKRIFRIFPLLWLTTIVAIVLSKKTPDFTDLFLNLSGLFGFVKWDTYFSTGVWSIGNELVFYVFFPFFVFFTKRIRPLMLLLSLILFGIFLYFTFFVFTTTSPLSDQWSNYINPLNQVFLFLGGFLIGFFLQKVKLTNALAVTLLLASLTLFVFYPATGDVIRIVTGMNRLLFTTCCFLICIGFYKATIHVPAGIHTPLSLLGEASYSIYLLHPIVYNLVRFISKNLIPMPDVIRLAIAIISTLLLSYFVYQHFEKFFMKWGRSKRAVPA
- a CDS encoding YdeI/OmpD-associated family protein, with amino-acid sequence MNATNPVVDFYFNKAEKWQNELALLRTLVLDCGLAEELKWGVPCYTYQHGNVLLIHTFKEYCAILFIKGALLQDTDRMLVQQTENVQAGRQIRFTSAEQLLDRKSTVKAYIFEAIEVEKAGLKVELKKAIDFPIPEELQRRLDEDPALKTAFGALTPGRQRAYILYINKPKQAATRTSRVEKCVPQILIGKGLTD
- a CDS encoding helix-turn-helix transcriptional regulator, which gives rise to MLRVPSSIQADQFQSLNIQRADGSEMTFVAYRSDVYPERNEVFFEEHAVIVVLEGEKKFSSPTQELHVHKGQILFFQRGCYSMNESIDANYKSLVFFVNEKSLKEFVSQHLNLFESIQTALPADPIQSMTSSATFATFINSLLPYFSARTPFLNELLRLKSQELLLHLLELDTTEHLRAILWHIYQGQKTDLDYLMNTYLLKPLSMNELSRLSGRSLSAFKRDFEEHFHTSPGHWIRRKRLEHAHFLLRNTDKNVSEVSMEIGYESVSHFIKAYKSQYGATPKRMM
- the ilvA gene encoding threonine ammonia-lyase; this encodes MSTVVESDKTITFPDLDNIYLAAERLRGVAAHTPLQENINLSDRYGANIFLKREDLQVVRSYKIRGAYNKMASLPRESLAKGVVCASAGNHAQGLAYACRKMAVHGTIFMPTTTPNQKVKQVKLFGEEFVEVVLVGDTYDDAYYAARQFVDTHDSTFVHPFDDLQVMEGQGTVGLEIFKDSNFKIDYLLMAIGGGGLASGVSTVFKQLSPKTKLIGVEPLGSPSMKVAIDEGHVVTLDQIDKFVDGAAVKRVGDTTFEICRKNLDRVVLIPEGKVCTTILQLYNEEAIVAEPAGALTIAALDFLKDEIKGKNVVCLVGGGNNDITRTEEIKERSLLYEGLKHYFIIRFPQRAGAFRDFLNVLGPNDDISRFEYAKKTNRETGPAVVGIELKNRDDFAPLLQRMKEQNIVFEYLNDQPNVFQFLV
- the ilvC gene encoding ketol-acid reductoisomerase, whose translation is MAQINFGGVVENVVTREEFPLEQARDVLANETIAVIGYGVQGPGQSLNMRDNGFNVIVGQRKGKTYDKAVADGWVPGETLFEIEEALEKGTIICFLLSDAAQIELWPTVKAALVPGKSLYFSHGFGVTYKEKTGIVPPADVDVFLVAPKGSGTSLRRLFVEGKGLNSSFAIYQDASGNARNKAIAMGIGVGSGYLFETDFYKEVTSDLTGERGTLMGAIQGIFAAQYEVLRANGHSPSEAFNETVEELTQSLMPLVAENGMDWMYANCSTTAQRGALDWWKPFRDATKPVFEQLYNSVKSQEQAEISITRNSQPDYREKLEVELAELRDSEMWQAGTAVRSLRPERS
- the ilvN gene encoding acetolactate synthase small subunit — protein: MTTYTICIFTENTIGLLNRITIIFTRRRINIESLTVSETERKGVSRFTIVIRHESREEVEKLVRQIRKIVEVMAVFGYLNDEIVFNEIALYKIATPLGAKSLDVETINKQYKAWVVYWGLDYVVIEKTGNNDEIFAFFEYLKQYEILEFVRSGRVAVGKTEKGLVEYLPDAEWAYYL
- the ilvB gene encoding biosynthetic-type acetolactate synthase large subunit, translated to METVSVLPDIATQPATPEMAPAMTYINGSQALMRALVAEGVDTIFGYPGGAIMPVYDALYDFQDRINHILVRHEQGAAHAAEGYARVSGRAGVCLVTSGPGATNLVTGIADALIDSTPMVCIVGQVGKKLLGTDAFQEADVMGITMPITKWNYQITDANEVADIISKAFYIAQSGRPGPVLIDITKSAQLELMTKPFEYERCRSIISYRPRLVPKKEQVEAAAKLINEAKRPYVFVGHGVQIAKAEDELREFIEKTGIPVATTLLGQSTIPTNHPLYVGWLGMHGNYGTNVLTDEADVIIAIGMRFDDRVTGDASKYIKQAKVVHIEIDPSEIDKIIHADAPVVGDAKEALKALLPLVNPNDHTIWRNEFRKYETIENEQITVPELTNNGEKIKMAEVIDMLSTKTKGEAILVTDVGQHQMMASRYYQFRRPNSLVTSGGMGTMGFALPAAFGAQVGAPDRQVVAIIGDGCFQMTLQELGTIVQNKQPVKAIILNNNFLGMVRQWQQLFHERRYSFVELQNPDFITIARGFGMDGQTCSERENLSDALDTMLAHDGPFLLEVIVEKEENVFPMVPAGASVSQIRLK